Proteins from a genomic interval of Phyllopteryx taeniolatus isolate TA_2022b chromosome 3, UOR_Ptae_1.2, whole genome shotgun sequence:
- the rnf122 gene encoding RING finger protein 122 isoform X2, with protein MSAIRLFETAVQTFIKKKKKKKNRDSLPPPDALMHSSQWCNGCFCGLALNYSNKSCAMPPITFHDLPLNIYMVIFGTGIFVFILSLIFCCYFISKLRHQAQSERFGYREVVLKGDSKRLNVHGTCAVCLEDFKMKDELGVLPCQHAFHRKCLVKWLEVRCVCPMCNKPIAAPPEQHHSIGTLLDELV; from the exons ATGTCCGCCATCCGCTTGTTTGAGACAGCAGTCCAAaccttcataaaaaaaaaaaaaaaaaaaaaaaacagagactCCCTCCCACCCCCCGATGCATTGATGCACTCCTCTCAGTGGTGCAACG GCTGCTTCTGTGGTCTGGCTCTGAATTATTCCAACAAGTCGTGCGCCATGCCGCCCATCACATTCCACGACCTGCCGCTCAACATTTACATGGTCATCTTCGGCACGGGCATCTTCGTCTTCATCCTCAGCCTCATCTTTTGCTGTTACTTCATCAG CAAACTTCGACACCAGGCCCAGAGTGAGCGGTTTGGATACAGAGAG GTGGTTTTAAAAGGAGATTCAAAGAGACTGAACGTGCACGGG ACTTGCGCCGTGTGTCTGGAGGACTTCAAAATGAAAGACGAGCTGGGAGTGTTGCCATGCCAACACGCTTTCCATCGAAA gtgtCTTGTCAAGTGGCTAGAGGTACGCTGTGTCTGCCCCATGTGCAACAAGCCTATCGCCGCCCCCCCCGAGCAGCACCACAGCATCGGTACCCTGCTGGACGAACTGGTGTAA
- the rnf122 gene encoding RING finger protein 122 isoform X1 has product MSAIRLFETAVQTFIKKKKKKKNRDSLPPPDALMHSSQWCNGCFCGLALNYSNKSCAMPPITFHDLPLNIYMVIFGTGIFVFILSLIFCCYFISKLRHQAQSERFGYREVVLKGDSKRLNVHGQTCAVCLEDFKMKDELGVLPCQHAFHRKCLVKWLEVRCVCPMCNKPIAAPPEQHHSIGTLLDELV; this is encoded by the exons ATGTCCGCCATCCGCTTGTTTGAGACAGCAGTCCAAaccttcataaaaaaaaaaaaaaaaaaaaaaaacagagactCCCTCCCACCCCCCGATGCATTGATGCACTCCTCTCAGTGGTGCAACG GCTGCTTCTGTGGTCTGGCTCTGAATTATTCCAACAAGTCGTGCGCCATGCCGCCCATCACATTCCACGACCTGCCGCTCAACATTTACATGGTCATCTTCGGCACGGGCATCTTCGTCTTCATCCTCAGCCTCATCTTTTGCTGTTACTTCATCAG CAAACTTCGACACCAGGCCCAGAGTGAGCGGTTTGGATACAGAGAG GTGGTTTTAAAAGGAGATTCAAAGAGACTGAACGTGCACGGG CAGACTTGCGCCGTGTGTCTGGAGGACTTCAAAATGAAAGACGAGCTGGGAGTGTTGCCATGCCAACACGCTTTCCATCGAAA gtgtCTTGTCAAGTGGCTAGAGGTACGCTGTGTCTGCCCCATGTGCAACAAGCCTATCGCCGCCCCCCCCGAGCAGCACCACAGCATCGGTACCCTGCTGGACGAACTGGTGTAA